In the Pirellulales bacterium genome, ACTCTATGCCCAATCCGCGACGAACACCCCGAGCAACATGGCCACGAATCTTGGTCTGTACAGCATCGGCTTTCCTGGCGGCGGTGAATCGCAAGCATCGAATGCGACCGGACTTCTCGGCAATAACTTGGCCATCGCCCCCGGCGTCGGCGGCGCATCCGGTACCGCGCCCGCCGATTACGGTATGGTGTTCACCTCGGCGCAGAACGTGGTGATCCCGCCGATCGATATCAGCTCGCTGAATCTCGGCATCTCGACGTTGAACCTGGGCACGCTGACCGGCATCAATCTGAATGTCGCGATTCGCAATTTCGCCGTCGACCTGACAAGCCCGATCCTGCCGACCACAGGCAATGGCACGTATCCGCAGCACTTCGATTCGACGAAGGTCACGGTTGCCGTTTCCGGCACGACCGACATGTCGCTGACGGCCACCTTAAAGCAAGACAACATCACCGACTTCATCGCGACCGGCGCGGCGCTCGTGGCGTTGCAACAATCGCTGGCCGGCCAAGGAATTACGATCACCGACACCGCGAATATTCTCGGCCTGAGTTACCAGGTCGGATTCGGTTTCACGTCGCAATTGCCGGCGACCAACGCCCTGAACGGCGACGCCAGCCAG is a window encoding:
- a CDS encoding PEP-CTERM sorting domain-containing protein, giving the protein MTKIQFVAALFAALVLSEAHRAHALPLTFTDVNVNSTTQSRIAIAATAQISGTPLTEGPQFASGGLNGNGSESSLYAQSATNTPSNMATNLGLYSIGFPGGGESQASNATGLLGNNLAIAPGVGGASGTAPADYGMVFTSAQNVVIPPIDISSLNLGISTLNLGTLTGINLNVAIRNFAVDLTSPILPTTGNGTYPQHFDSTKVTVAVSGTTDMSLTATLKQDNITDFIATGAALVALQQSLAGQGITITDTANILGLSYQVGFGFTSQLPATNALNGDASQGTIDHVGSNLRLTMPIKFDITPSTLPAPLNTLLTADFTMTGQLIGQVPFQAVPEPSSIALAALGLAGLTRQRIR